The following are encoded together in the Diabrotica undecimpunctata isolate CICGRU chromosome 7, icDiaUnde3, whole genome shotgun sequence genome:
- the Ppcs gene encoding phosphopantothenate--cysteine ligase, translated as MSRQHWDEFYATNSPPSNYDDSQKQIKLFCEKHHHNNQRIVLVTSGGTTVPLEHNTVRFVDNFSGGVRGAASTEYFLKCGYAVIFLHRFKSVEPFTRHFGGQKFLEMLDIDKNEQETSITVKPEYIKELAPILVSYKTAHKEGRLLCVNFTTLSDYFWLLRAACESLTVFGSNAMLYLAAAVSDFFIPPNQMSTHKISSDAAPSIHLQLVPKLLTPIVSDWLPNAFVVSFKLETDPNILINKARGALTKYKHKLVIGNMLHTRRTAVIFVKPDSSEEVRITQEQAANGVDLEDSIVTKVIAEHSLFIEREG; from the exons ATGTCTCGCCAACATTGGGATGAATTTTATGCTACTAATTCACCACCTAGTAATTATGACGATagtcaaaaacaaataaaattgttttgtgAAAAACACCACCATAATAACCAAAGAATAGTTTTAGTAACG tctggAGGCACAACAGTGCCACTGGAACATAATACAGTCAGATTTGTAGACAACTTCAGTGGTGGTGTTCGAGGAGCTGCTTCTACTGAGTATTTTTTGAAATGTGGTTATGCAGTGATATTTTTACATAGATTTAAATCAGTAGAACCATTTACAAGACATTTTGGTGGACAGAAATTTTTGGAAATGTTGGACATTGACAAAAATGAACAAGAGACCTCAATAACAG TTAAACCTGAATACATAAAGGAATTAGCTCCAATTTTAGTTAGTTACAAAACTGCCCACAAAGAAGGTAGATTATTATGTGTGAATTTTACAACTTTGTCAGACTATTTTTGGTTGTTGAGGGCAGCTTGTGAAAGTCTAACAGTTTTTGGATCAAATGCTATGTTGTATTTAGCTGCTGCAGTTTCAGACTTTTTTATTCCTCCTAACCAGATG AGTACACATAAAATTTCATCAGATGCTGCTCCAAGTATACACCTGCAATTAGTACCAAAACTACTAACACCTATTGTAAGTGACTGGCTTCCCAATGCATTTGTAGTCTCATTTAAGTTAGAAACAGAtccaaatattttaatcaacaaaGCCAGGGGGGCTTTAACCAAATACAAACATAAG TTGGTAATTGGCAATATGCTACATACTAGAAGAACGGCAGTGATCTTTGTGAAACCGGATTCTAGCGAAGAAGTGAGAATCACTCAAGAACAGGCGGCAAACGGGGTCGATCTAGAAGATAGTATAGTAACTAAAGTGATAGCTGAGCACAGTTTATTTATTGAACGAGAAGGTTGA
- the LOC140445439 gene encoding ferritin light chain-like, whose protein sequence is MPGIMKAFIVLSIFCVAALASQDSCYKDAVTACNPTAAKSVDKLNCNAKFGAIDSAESDLQKFVNHNFIRSFEYLLLATNFDNYQRNRAGFKKLFRGLSDKKWNDGIEFIKYLTARGGEVDFNAISEGVKEEEAQPRSFDLHELTAVSKALDLEKKYVHEAHSIHLGAARSNKQFYDPEVTDYLEKEVLHQQREIIRKLAGYSTDLTDLLDGPDSSLALFMFDDFLQKQ, encoded by the exons ATGCCAG gGATCATGAAGGCTTTCATCGTACTATCCATCTTTTGCGTCGCCGCTTTGGCCTCCCAAGATAGCTGTTATAAAGACGCAGTTACCGCATGCAATCCAACTGCTGCGAAGA GTGTTGACAAGTTGAATTGTAATGCAAAATTCGGAGCAATAGATTCAGCTGAATCGGATCTTCAAAAATTCGTAAACCACAACTTCATCAGATCCTTTGAATACCTGCTTCTGGCTACCAACTTTGACAACTACCAGAGAAACCGCGCAGGATTTAAAAAACTTTTCCGTGGTTTGTCTGATAAAAAATGGAACGATGGTATTGAATTCATCAAATACCTTACTGCTCGTGGAGGTGAAGTCGACTTTAATGCCATTTCTGAAGGCgttaaagaagaagaagcccaGCCCAGAAGCTTTGACTTGCATGAATTAACCGCAGTTTCAAAAGCTTTGGACTTGGAAAAGAAATATGTCCATGAAGCCCACTCTATCCATCTTGGAGCTGCTAGAAGCAACAAGCAATTCTACGATCCCGAAGTTACCGATTATTTAGAGAAAGAAGTTTTACACCAACAAAGAGAAATTATCAGAAAACTTGCAGGGTATAGCACTGATTTGACTGACCTCCTTGATGGACCAGACAGTTCATTAGCCCTATTTATGTTTGATGACTTTttacaaaaacaataa
- the LOC140445441 gene encoding ferritin heavy chain-like, protein MKSVGLFVFLACIAGLYAIQLKCAHQELDIPNEWIDMNKDCVNKMRGQIEEELKASMQYMAMGAHFSKDTINRPGFAELFFNAASEERDHSIKLIHYLLMRGELTSGISELIQRNLVPSVTTWENGVSALKQALQLEASVTKKIRDVTKVCEEAESFNDYHLVDYLASDFLGEQYHGQRDLAGKVSDLQKMMAEHGALGEWLFDKKLQNKAIV, encoded by the exons ATGAAGTCCGTTGGTTTGTTTGTATTTTTGGCTTGCATTGCAGGTTTATATGCTATTCAACTCAAAT GTGCCCACCAAGAACTGGACATTCCTAATGAATGGATCGATATGAACAAAGATTGTGTAAACAAAATGAGAGGCCAAATTGAAGAGGAACTTAAAGCTTCAATGCAATACATGGCCATGGGTGCCCATTTCTCGAAAGACACCATAAACAGACCAGGTTTTGCTGAGTTGTTCTTCAATGCTGCCAGCGAAGAAAGAGATCATTCCATCAAATTGATTCATTATTTGCTCATGAGAGGAGAACTTACATCCGGTATCAGCGAGCTCATTCAAAGAAAT ctTGTACCTTCCGTTACCACTTGGGAGAATGGCGTAAGCGCCTTAAAGCAAGCTCTTCAATTGGAAGCTTCAGTTACTAAGAAGATCAGAGATGTTACCAAAGTTTGTGAAGAAGCTGAATCCTTCAACGATTATCAT CTTGTTGACTACCTGGCAAGCGACTTCTTAGGAGAACAATACCATGGACAAAGAGACCTCGCCGGAAAAGTATCCGATTTACAAAAGATGATGGCAGAACACGGAGCTCTTGGAGAATGGCTTTTCGACAAGAAACTTCAAAATAAAGCCATCGTATAA